The following coding sequences lie in one Cyanobacterium sp. Dongsha4 genomic window:
- the cynS gene encoding cyanase, translating into MTIAEITKTLLQAKKSKGVTFAQLEEILGRDEVWIASVIYRQASADETEAKKLVEALGLSTELAKELTIPPLKGSLDPVIPTDPLIYRFYEIMQVYGMPMKEVIHEKFGDGIMSAIDFTLDVDKVEDPKGDRVQVTMCGKFLPYKKW; encoded by the coding sequence ATGACTATTGCAGAAATTACCAAAACTTTATTACAAGCAAAAAAATCAAAGGGTGTTACTTTTGCTCAATTAGAAGAAATTTTAGGACGGGATGAAGTATGGATCGCATCGGTGATTTACCGTCAAGCTAGTGCTGATGAAACAGAAGCGAAAAAGCTAGTTGAGGCGTTAGGTTTATCTACAGAGCTCGCCAAAGAATTAACAATACCCCCTTTAAAAGGCTCTTTAGACCCTGTAATTCCCACTGATCCTCTGATTTATCGTTTTTACGAAATTATGCAGGTGTATGGAATGCCCATGAAAGAGGTTATCCATGAAAAATTTGGGGATGGTATCATGAGTGCGATCGACTTTACCTTAGATGTGGACAAAGTGGAAGATCCAAAAGGCGATCGAGTCCAAGTTACAATGTGTGGTAAGTTTTTACCCTATAAAAAATGGTAA
- a CDS encoding ABC transporter ATP-binding protein: MTVSTQPEYLTCLEAGDNVQLCLRNVSKVFSTKQGLFGTKKKEFVALENINLDIEYNTFVSIIGPSGCGKSTLLSIIAGLSSASGGSVMMNKEPIIGPGPDRGMVFQSYALMPWMTVEENIRFAVETVYPKMPITQQKRIVKEHLQMVGLTGASKKHPHELSGGMRQRVGIARALAINPDILLMDEPFGALDALTRGFLQEEIERIWEEHRKTVIMITHSIDEALLLSDKIIMMTKGPRAGIAQILDVPFPRPRNRFEVEDHPAYHDLKVAMEEHLYRETRAVEEARVNN; the protein is encoded by the coding sequence ATGACGGTATCAACTCAACCAGAATATTTAACTTGTTTGGAGGCAGGGGATAACGTCCAACTGTGTCTTCGTAATGTTTCTAAAGTATTCTCAACAAAACAAGGCTTATTCGGCACAAAGAAAAAAGAATTTGTTGCCCTCGAAAATATCAATCTCGATATAGAATACAACACCTTTGTCAGTATCATTGGTCCTTCAGGCTGTGGAAAGTCAACCCTCTTAAGCATTATTGCAGGGTTAAGTTCTGCTAGTGGTGGCTCTGTAATGATGAATAAAGAACCCATCATCGGGCCAGGCCCCGATCGAGGTATGGTGTTTCAAAGTTACGCCCTAATGCCCTGGATGACGGTAGAGGAAAACATCCGTTTTGCAGTGGAAACAGTTTACCCAAAAATGCCCATAACCCAACAAAAACGCATTGTTAAAGAACATTTGCAAATGGTAGGGTTAACAGGGGCATCTAAAAAACATCCTCACGAGTTATCGGGGGGGATGCGTCAACGGGTAGGCATTGCCAGGGCATTGGCGATTAATCCAGATATTTTACTAATGGATGAGCCTTTTGGGGCATTAGATGCTTTAACTCGTGGCTTTTTACAAGAAGAAATTGAGCGTATTTGGGAAGAACATCGGAAAACGGTAATTATGATTACCCACAGTATCGATGAGGCTTTATTGTTGTCAGATAAAATCATCATGATGACAAAAGGTCCTCGAGCAGGTATTGCTCAAATTCTTGATGTACCTTTCCCCCGTCCTCGTAATCGTTTTGAAGTAGAAGATCATCCTGCTTATCATGACTTGAAAGTGGCGATGGAAGAACACTTATACCGAGAAACTAGAGCGGTGGAAGAAGCCAGAGTCAACAATTAA
- a CDS encoding DUF1499 domain-containing protein: MSALISFVGSLIIVLSLLFSVSWEKPAMASIFHFEGSVPTNLGVKDGKLKQCPPSPNCVISQTEDETHYIKPLKYNSDRTSAYNNFLKILSVVPDTVIVEKTDNYIRTESRSKIMGFVDDAEFYFPEDEKVVQWRSASRLGESDLGVNRRRLEQIRLAFNDFTSVQD, translated from the coding sequence ATGTCTGCACTCATTTCCTTTGTTGGTTCATTAATTATCGTATTATCCTTGCTTTTCTCTGTTTCATGGGAAAAACCTGCAATGGCTTCTATTTTCCATTTTGAGGGGAGTGTGCCTACGAATTTAGGGGTAAAAGATGGTAAATTAAAACAATGTCCTCCTTCTCCTAATTGTGTTATTAGTCAAACAGAGGATGAAACTCACTACATCAAACCGTTAAAGTATAACAGCGATCGCACTTCTGCTTACAATAATTTTCTCAAAATCCTTTCTGTTGTACCTGATACCGTGATAGTAGAAAAAACAGATAACTATATCCGCACTGAATCAAGAAGTAAAATTATGGGCTTTGTGGATGATGCCGAATTTTATTTTCCTGAAGATGAAAAAGTAGTACAATGGCGATCAGCTTCTCGTTTGGGAGAGTCTGATTTAGGGGTGAATCGTCGTCGCTTAGAGCAAATTCGCCTTGCGTTTAATGACTTTACCTCAGTTCAAGATTAA
- a CDS encoding MBL fold metallo-hydrolase, whose protein sequence is MQLTWLDSNSWLIEMSNTRILLDPWLVGSLVFGNLKWLLEGKKKTSRPIPDNIDFILLSQGLEDHAHPPTLKVLDHNLPVVASVNAGKVCQDFGYTNITTLKHNESYIFNDKIQIDAIAGSPVGPGVVENGYILRDLMTGESIYYEPHGFHSPNLQKQESITTIITPLTNIKIPFLGPVIKGQETAVEVCRWLNPQYILSTAAGGDIDFDGLLVNLLKPDGTIERLRNLLKEANLSVNVIEPQPGEKIVITK, encoded by the coding sequence ATGCAATTAACTTGGTTAGATAGCAACTCATGGTTGATCGAAATGTCTAATACAAGGATTTTACTAGATCCTTGGTTAGTGGGTTCTTTGGTTTTCGGTAATCTTAAATGGTTACTAGAAGGGAAAAAGAAGACATCTCGCCCTATTCCTGACAATATTGATTTTATTCTTCTTTCTCAGGGTTTAGAAGATCATGCTCATCCCCCTACTTTAAAGGTTTTAGATCATAATTTACCTGTGGTGGCTTCGGTAAATGCGGGAAAAGTTTGTCAGGATTTTGGTTATACCAATATCACTACTCTTAAGCATAATGAAAGCTACATTTTTAATGATAAAATTCAAATAGATGCGATCGCAGGTTCTCCCGTTGGGCCGGGTGTAGTAGAGAATGGATATATTCTTAGAGATTTAATGACTGGGGAATCCATTTATTATGAACCCCACGGCTTTCACTCACCCAATTTACAAAAACAAGAATCAATTACCACAATTATTACTCCTTTAACTAACATCAAAATTCCTTTCCTTGGCCCTGTTATTAAAGGTCAAGAAACTGCGGTAGAAGTCTGCCGTTGGCTTAATCCTCAATATATTCTGTCCACAGCCGCAGGAGGAGATATAGATTTTGACGGTTTATTGGTCAATCTTTTAAAACCTGATGGCACTATTGAAAGACTGCGTAATTTGTTAAAAGAGGCTAACTTATCTGTAAATGTTATTGAGCCTCAACCCGGAGAAAAGATAGTTATTACCAAGTAG
- the uvrB gene encoding excinuclease ABC subunit UvrB yields MFHLNSPFQPTGDQPSAIASLVESLSSGNRFQTLLGATGTGKTYTIACTIAQHQKPTLVLAHNKTLAAQLCNELRQFFPHNAVEYFISYYDYYQPEAYIPVTDTYIEKSSSINDEIDMLRHSATRSLFERKDVIVVASISCIYGLGMPVEYLKASIPLEINQEYDPRQLLRDLVNVQYHRNDTELSRATFRLKGDVLEIVPAYEDRVIRVEFFGDEIEAISLLDPVTGELLQELERINIYPAKHFVTPQDQLEGAIALIEMELEERLIELEKQGKLVEAQRLKQKTKYDLEMLKEVGYCNGVENYSRHLTGRKAGQPPDCLVDYFPEDWLLVVDESHVTVPQIRGMYNGDQARKKVLIDHGFRLPSAADNRPLKADEFWQKVQQCIFVSATPSNWEIEQSENRITEQIIRPTGILDPEIFVRPTEGQVDDLLGEIKERIKRKERVLITTLTKRMSEDLTEYLQERGVNVQYLHSEIQSIERIEILQSLRAGEFDVLIGVNLLREGLDLPEVSLAIILDADKEGFLRSEKSLIQTIGRAARHVNGQAILYADNFTDSMEKAINETKRRRKIQLEYNQKNNIIPQSISKKSSNSILEFLDISRKLNSQQLEEVYNQVEEISLDKIPDLIKQFEEKMKESAKNLEFEKAAEYRDKIKNLRAKLVSYN; encoded by the coding sequence ATGTTTCATCTTAACTCACCCTTCCAACCCACTGGAGATCAACCAAGTGCGATCGCATCTTTAGTGGAATCATTATCATCAGGAAATCGTTTTCAAACCCTCCTCGGTGCAACAGGTACTGGTAAAACTTATACCATAGCGTGTACTATTGCTCAACATCAAAAACCAACGTTAGTATTAGCCCATAATAAAACCTTAGCGGCGCAACTGTGCAACGAATTAAGGCAGTTTTTCCCTCACAATGCCGTTGAATACTTTATCAGCTATTACGACTACTACCAACCAGAGGCTTATATTCCCGTTACCGATACCTACATCGAGAAAAGTTCGTCTATTAACGATGAAATTGATATGTTGCGTCACTCCGCTACTAGGTCATTATTTGAAAGAAAGGATGTCATTGTCGTTGCTTCCATCAGTTGTATTTATGGTTTAGGGATGCCCGTTGAATACCTCAAAGCCTCTATCCCTTTAGAGATTAACCAAGAATATGATCCTCGTCAACTACTTAGGGATTTAGTAAATGTACAGTATCATCGCAACGATACAGAGCTATCCCGTGCTACTTTTCGCCTCAAAGGGGATGTGTTAGAAATCGTCCCTGCCTACGAAGATCGAGTTATAAGAGTCGAATTTTTTGGAGATGAAATCGAAGCAATTTCTCTTTTAGATCCTGTTACAGGGGAATTATTGCAAGAATTAGAGCGAATTAACATCTACCCTGCCAAGCACTTTGTAACACCTCAAGACCAATTAGAGGGTGCGATCGCGCTTATCGAGATGGAATTAGAAGAAAGGTTAATAGAATTGGAAAAACAGGGAAAATTAGTCGAGGCACAACGATTAAAACAGAAAACAAAATATGATTTAGAGATGTTAAAAGAAGTGGGATATTGTAATGGAGTAGAGAATTATTCAAGACATTTAACAGGTAGAAAAGCAGGGCAACCCCCCGATTGTTTAGTGGATTATTTTCCTGAAGATTGGCTTTTAGTAGTGGACGAATCCCACGTTACTGTACCGCAAATTAGGGGGATGTATAATGGAGATCAAGCACGAAAGAAAGTATTAATTGATCATGGTTTTCGCTTACCCAGTGCGGCAGATAATCGCCCTTTAAAAGCCGATGAATTTTGGCAGAAAGTTCAACAATGTATTTTCGTTTCTGCTACTCCTAGTAATTGGGAAATTGAACAATCAGAAAATAGAATTACGGAGCAAATTATTCGCCCTACTGGTATCTTAGATCCCGAAATTTTTGTAAGACCTACCGAAGGACAAGTGGACGACTTATTAGGAGAAATTAAAGAGAGAATTAAGAGAAAAGAAAGGGTATTAATAACAACTTTAACAAAAAGAATGTCAGAAGATTTGACAGAATATTTGCAGGAAAGAGGGGTAAATGTACAATATTTGCATTCTGAAATTCAATCTATTGAGAGAATAGAAATATTACAGAGTTTAAGGGCAGGAGAATTTGATGTCTTAATTGGAGTGAATTTATTAAGGGAAGGGCTAGATTTACCTGAAGTCTCATTAGCGATTATTTTAGATGCAGATAAAGAAGGATTTTTGAGGTCAGAAAAATCATTAATTCAAACCATAGGAAGGGCGGCAAGACACGTTAATGGACAAGCTATTTTATACGCTGATAACTTTACCGATAGCATGGAAAAAGCGATTAATGAAACGAAGAGAAGAAGAAAAATTCAACTAGAATATAATCAAAAAAATAATATTATTCCTCAATCTATTAGTAAAAAATCCAGTAATTCTATTTTAGAGTTTTTAGATATATCTCGAAAATTAAACTCTCAACAATTAGAGGAAGTTTATAACCAAGTCGAAGAAATTAGCCTTGATAAGATACCAGATTTAATTAAGCAATTTGAGGAAAAAATGAAAGAATCAGCTAAGAATTTAGAATTTGAAAAAGCCGCCGAATATAGAGACAAAATTAAAAACTTAAGGGCAAAATTAGTCTCTTATAACTAA
- a CDS encoding ABC transporter substrate-binding protein, producing the protein MALTKTILSPRDEWKTAENFCVQCGKFHPSQSHWEFMQTMPQDPLEMISDLTKMGVYKPVTFDIANSLSTAELRKELFLKMAGKGSPKREKLVLELAKQAGGLDNAFSAAFGAKAGEFFGDAIRSGEFSRRKFLQNVAIGAALVTLVNACGNNAGTPESQPDAPPPDTSNLEKTDLKVGFIPITCATPIIMSEPLGFYQKYGLNTQVVKMPSWGAVRDSAIAGELDAYHMLAPMPIAMTLGLGSATFGVRLASIENINGQAITVSNKYKGKINGPADFKGFVLGVPFPYSMHNLLLRYYLATGGINPDVDVTIRPVPPPDSIAQLVAGDIDGFLMPDPFNQRAVYENAGFIHKLTKELWPGHPCCAFAASDTWINENPNTFRALNKSIIEATGYASKPENRVEIAEAISDRAFLNQPVEVVQAVLTGKFEDGLGNNLDVPDRIDFDPYPWQSFANWIMSQLVRWDISGDGKAKQLTADGKYNQLGQEIFLTDLARELAEELGQTPPADIYRTETLAFDTFDPQNPDQYIQAQIDKYGF; encoded by the coding sequence ATGGCATTAACAAAAACAATTTTATCTCCTAGAGATGAATGGAAAACAGCAGAAAATTTTTGCGTCCAATGTGGTAAATTTCACCCTAGTCAAAGTCACTGGGAATTTATGCAAACTATGCCTCAAGATCCTCTTGAGATGATTAGTGATTTGACAAAAATGGGGGTTTATAAACCCGTTACTTTCGATATTGCCAACTCCTTAAGCACCGCAGAATTAAGGAAAGAATTATTCTTAAAAATGGCTGGAAAAGGAAGCCCGAAAAGAGAGAAATTGGTCTTAGAATTGGCAAAACAAGCAGGTGGTTTGGATAATGCTTTTTCCGCCGCCTTTGGTGCAAAAGCTGGAGAATTTTTTGGTGATGCTATCCGCAGTGGTGAATTTAGTCGTCGTAAATTTTTGCAAAATGTAGCCATTGGAGCGGCTTTAGTTACCCTTGTTAATGCCTGTGGCAACAATGCTGGTACTCCTGAGTCTCAACCCGATGCCCCTCCCCCTGATACTTCTAACTTAGAAAAAACAGATTTAAAGGTGGGCTTTATACCCATTACCTGTGCTACTCCGATTATTATGTCTGAGCCTTTAGGTTTTTATCAAAAGTACGGCTTAAACACTCAGGTTGTAAAAATGCCGAGTTGGGGGGCGGTGAGGGATTCTGCGATCGCAGGGGAGTTAGACGCATATCATATGTTAGCACCCATGCCCATTGCCATGACTTTGGGATTAGGTTCGGCTACCTTTGGGGTAAGATTGGCAAGTATCGAAAATATCAACGGACAAGCCATCACCGTTTCTAATAAGTATAAGGGTAAAATCAACGGTCCTGCGGACTTTAAGGGTTTTGTGTTGGGAGTACCTTTCCCCTATTCTATGCACAATTTACTCTTACGTTACTATTTAGCCACAGGGGGTATTAATCCAGATGTGGACGTTACCATTCGCCCCGTACCACCGCCAGACAGTATCGCCCAATTAGTAGCAGGGGATATTGACGGTTTCTTGATGCCTGATCCCTTTAATCAACGGGCAGTCTATGAAAATGCAGGATTTATTCATAAGTTAACCAAAGAATTATGGCCCGGGCATCCCTGTTGTGCTTTTGCGGCAAGTGATACATGGATTAACGAAAATCCTAACACCTTTAGAGCGTTAAATAAATCCATTATCGAGGCAACGGGTTACGCTAGTAAACCAGAAAATAGAGTCGAAATTGCTGAGGCTATCTCCGATCGCGCCTTTTTGAATCAACCAGTAGAAGTAGTTCAAGCAGTCTTAACAGGTAAATTTGAGGATGGTTTAGGTAATAACTTAGATGTACCCGATCGCATCGACTTTGATCCTTATCCCTGGCAGAGTTTCGCAAACTGGATTATGTCTCAATTAGTACGTTGGGATATATCAGGAGACGGTAAAGCCAAACAATTAACCGCCGATGGTAAGTATAACCAATTAGGACAAGAAATCTTCCTCACGGATTTAGCGAGGGAACTAGCGGAAGAATTAGGGCAAACACCCCCTGCGGACATTTATCGCACGGAAACCCTTGCTTTTGACACTTTTGATCCTCAAAATCCAGATCAATATATTCAGGCGCAGATTGATAAATATGGGTTTTAG
- a CDS encoding FeoB small GTPase domain-containing protein, with product MNCHQCQSKTCHSHNKNNWFSSLFKKKKTKAIERETTGKIALVGMPNVGKSVLFNTLTGIYVDVSNYPGTTVEISQGKCQIDNDYFSIIDTPGMYSLLPITEEERVARDLLLQDSLSLAIHVVEAKNLARMLTLTFQLIEAGFPTLLAVNMIDEAEKLKIKIDPLTLEDKLGIPVVKMSAATGFGVDQLKRRILSYVS from the coding sequence ATGAATTGTCATCAATGTCAAAGCAAAACTTGTCATTCTCACAACAAAAATAATTGGTTTTCATCTCTATTTAAGAAAAAAAAGACTAAAGCTATTGAGAGAGAAACTACAGGAAAAATTGCTTTAGTAGGAATGCCAAATGTAGGAAAAAGTGTTTTATTTAATACCTTAACTGGTATTTATGTTGATGTATCTAATTATCCCGGCACAACGGTAGAAATTTCTCAAGGAAAATGTCAAATAGATAATGATTATTTTTCCATTATTGATACTCCGGGGATGTATTCTTTACTGCCTATCACCGAAGAAGAAAGAGTGGCTAGAGATTTACTATTGCAAGACTCTTTGTCTCTTGCTATTCATGTGGTTGAAGCTAAAAACTTAGCCCGAATGTTAACCCTTACTTTTCAGTTAATTGAAGCTGGTTTTCCTACTTTATTAGCAGTGAATATGATTGATGAAGCAGAGAAATTAAAAATAAAAATTGATCCCCTTACTTTAGAAGATAAATTGGGGATTCCCGTAGTCAAAATGTCTGCGGCAACAGGTTTCGGAGTAGATCAATTAAAACGGAGAATTTTAAGTTATGTCAGCTAA
- a CDS encoding phosphoglucomutase/phosphomannomutase family protein: protein MAFTVNPIKFGTDGWRGVIAADFTFERVAKLAPLSAHVLREYNPNSNLMIVGFDRRFLAEDFARLAADSLQEAGFDVLLSDSFAPTPAFSWAAKEKNALGALVLTASHNPAKYLGLKVKGAFGGSVTEDVTQKIEALIAKDEAITSNKEGSITLFNPWESYCQQLSSQVNVNIIRDAIASGKLKIFVDVMHGSASGGLRRLLGCDIEEINANRDPLFDGGAPEPLPRYISELFRRVKEDTKNNPHGLRMGLVFDGDCDRIAAVDGQGNFCSTQILIPVLIEHLAQRKGMKGEIVKTVSGSDLIPKIAQFMNIPISETAIGYKYIAERMLQNQVLVGGEESGGVGYSNHIPERDALLSALYVLEAVVESGKDISDLYNNLRQQVNFTSEYDRIDLPLKNLEQKNLLQQKLSDNPLTEIAGKKVIDCLAIDGYKYRLEDNSWLLIRFSGTEPLLRLYSEAPTLKIVQENLHWAKEWATKG from the coding sequence ATGGCTTTTACAGTAAATCCGATCAAATTTGGTACAGACGGTTGGCGCGGAGTTATTGCCGCCGATTTTACTTTTGAGCGAGTGGCAAAATTAGCACCTTTGTCGGCTCATGTTTTACGGGAATATAACCCCAATTCTAATTTAATGATTGTAGGATTCGATCGCCGTTTTTTAGCGGAAGATTTTGCGAGGTTGGCGGCCGATAGCTTACAGGAAGCTGGTTTTGATGTGTTGTTATCAGATAGTTTTGCTCCAACTCCTGCTTTTAGTTGGGCGGCGAAGGAAAAAAATGCTTTAGGTGCTTTAGTTTTAACCGCTAGTCATAATCCTGCAAAATACTTAGGCTTAAAGGTAAAAGGAGCTTTTGGTGGTTCTGTCACTGAAGATGTAACTCAGAAAATTGAAGCCTTAATCGCTAAGGATGAAGCTATTACTAGCAATAAAGAAGGTAGTATTACATTATTTAATCCTTGGGAAAGCTACTGTCAACAATTAAGTTCTCAAGTCAATGTTAATATTATCAGAGATGCGATCGCATCTGGCAAATTAAAAATATTTGTAGACGTGATGCACGGCTCGGCTTCTGGGGGGCTACGTCGTTTATTAGGCTGTGATATAGAAGAAATTAACGCTAATCGAGATCCTCTTTTCGATGGTGGTGCGCCTGAACCTTTACCTCGTTATATCTCTGAATTATTCCGTAGAGTCAAGGAAGATACTAAAAATAACCCTCATGGGTTGCGAATGGGCTTAGTCTTCGATGGAGATTGCGATCGCATTGCCGCAGTTGATGGACAGGGAAACTTCTGTAGTACGCAAATTTTGATTCCCGTTTTAATTGAGCATTTAGCCCAAAGAAAAGGAATGAAGGGGGAAATTGTCAAAACGGTGAGCGGATCGGACTTAATACCCAAAATAGCTCAGTTTATGAATATTCCTATCTCCGAGACTGCGATCGGTTATAAATACATTGCAGAAAGAATGTTACAAAATCAAGTTTTAGTAGGAGGAGAAGAATCAGGAGGAGTGGGCTACAGTAATCATATCCCCGAAAGGGATGCTTTGTTATCTGCTTTATATGTCCTTGAAGCAGTGGTAGAATCAGGAAAAGATATTAGTGATTTATACAATAACCTCCGTCAACAAGTCAATTTTACCTCAGAGTACGATCGCATCGATCTACCTTTGAAAAATTTGGAACAAAAAAACCTCTTACAACAGAAACTTTCAGACAATCCCCTTACAGAAATAGCGGGAAAGAAAGTAATCGATTGCCTTGCCATTGATGGCTATAAATACCGTCTTGAAGATAATAGTTGGCTATTAATTCGTTTCAGTGGTACTGAACCATTATTGCGTTTATATTCAGAAGCACCTACTTTAAAAATAGTCCAAGAAAATCTCCATTGGGCAAAAGAATGGGCAACGAAAGGATAA
- the ntrB gene encoding nitrate ABC transporter permease, with protein sequence MTIVQGRSPQDKLKQLLDNENVQAWGIFLLSLGIFLLVWELGANAKIFAKGMPTASLTLKELWWWLTNPFFNNGPNDMGIGWNLLISLRRVAIGYIMASIVAVPLGILLGMSKIATKAFNPYVQLLKPVSPLAWLPLGLYLFRDSEKTGIFIILISSIWPTLVNTAFGVSKVNSDYLDVAKTLGASKWRTIFKVIIPAALPNIISGLRISMGISWLVIVAAEMLLGTGLGYFIWSEWNNLYLPNIIVAIIIIGLVGLLLDQIFAYLEKMVSFGKESS encoded by the coding sequence ATGACTATTGTACAAGGGCGATCGCCCCAAGATAAATTGAAACAATTACTCGATAACGAAAATGTCCAAGCCTGGGGAATATTCCTTCTTTCTTTGGGGATATTCCTACTGGTGTGGGAATTAGGGGCAAATGCCAAAATTTTCGCTAAAGGTATGCCTACAGCTTCCTTAACCCTCAAAGAATTATGGTGGTGGCTAACTAACCCCTTTTTCAACAATGGACCTAATGACATGGGTATCGGTTGGAATTTGTTAATTAGCTTGAGACGAGTTGCGATCGGCTATATTATGGCTTCGATCGTCGCCGTACCTTTGGGGATTTTGCTCGGAATGTCAAAAATAGCCACCAAAGCGTTTAATCCCTATGTACAGCTTTTAAAGCCCGTTTCCCCCCTTGCTTGGTTGCCTTTGGGTTTATATTTATTTCGAGATTCAGAAAAAACAGGCATTTTCATTATCTTAATCAGTAGTATTTGGCCCACTCTCGTTAATACTGCCTTTGGGGTGAGTAAAGTTAACTCTGACTATCTCGACGTAGCCAAAACCCTCGGTGCATCAAAATGGCGAACTATTTTCAAAGTTATTATCCCTGCGGCGTTGCCCAATATTATTTCTGGTTTACGCATCAGTATGGGGATTTCTTGGTTGGTAATTGTAGCGGCGGAAATGCTTTTAGGTACTGGCTTGGGTTACTTCATCTGGAGTGAATGGAATAATCTTTATCTACCTAACATCATCGTGGCAATTATCATCATTGGTTTAGTGGGACTTTTGCTAGATCAAATCTTCGCTTATTTAGAAAAAATGGTTTCATTTGGAAAAGAATCATCATGA
- a CDS encoding nuclear transport factor 2 family protein — translation MESKPPFPPFTLETAQQKVQMAEDAWNTRDPEKVVLAYTIDSQWRNRSEFLSGREEIKAFLYRKWAKELDYRLRKELWAFTDNRIAVRFEYEWHDESNQWYRSYGNEMWEFADNGLMQNRFASINDVLIKESERKFLWERG, via the coding sequence ATGGAATCGAAACCACCCTTCCCACCTTTCACCCTCGAAACAGCACAACAAAAAGTGCAAATGGCTGAGGATGCTTGGAACACAAGAGATCCTGAAAAGGTTGTTTTAGCCTATACCATTGATTCTCAATGGCGTAATCGTTCTGAATTTTTGTCTGGTAGAGAAGAAATCAAGGCTTTTTTATACCGTAAATGGGCAAAGGAGTTAGATTATCGTTTACGCAAGGAATTATGGGCTTTTACAGATAATCGTATTGCCGTTCGTTTTGAATATGAGTGGCACGACGAATCTAATCAGTGGTATCGTTCTTATGGCAATGAAATGTGGGAATTTGCCGACAACGGCTTAATGCAAAATCGTTTTGCTAGTATCAATGATGTTTTGATCAAGGAATCAGAACGAAAATTTCTCTGGGAAAGGGGTTAA